The Myxocyprinus asiaticus isolate MX2 ecotype Aquarium Trade chromosome 6, UBuf_Myxa_2, whole genome shotgun sequence region ATTGTATATCTATATGACCAGGGCAAGTCAGGCGGgctagatttattttattttttttggggggggaggtGGAATAAGTCTTAATTCCAAGACCTGTTTTTAAAAGCCCTTTTTTCGTTATTCTGATATAACTATATAATATATGATTATTTATCAGTCAGTTGTTGACTAAACATGTCAACATGTAAAACATGTCAAGCGACTAAACGTGTCAAGTTCATAGGCTGCAAATGTTGTTGATAACTCCATCTAAGAAATGAAAGAATGTTAACACAATCTAAAGTTTGTTTATAACTCGAAATGGATTGTTCCATTTCGTGTCCACTTGCCAAATCATCCTTCTGGCAAAATGTAAATGATTAAGCTGTCATTGGAAATTACGTGCTGTGTTGCCACTGTCTGGCCTTTCCACCTTGCCGTGtattactgactttcagttatcTAAATCATACATTGCATATAAACAGCCATACATTTTTGCCACACTGCAAGTTATATGTAGGCTATTTCATGGCCACAAGAAAGGGGACGTTTCGATGTCCATCAATCAGCCATAAATGCATATAGCCTGAAAGTGCAGAATATCAAGTTATAAATCCGCACGTACAACCAGTTCTTCTTTCTTCTCAACACGAGTTGTTTTCTAATGCATAAATGTGACACTAATCATctactgtattttttatattattattaagccCAAACTTGTGAGAAGGTTTTATGGGCCTGGTTACCTCGTTTTGCCTTTGAAACTTGGCCAccttgtttatttaaatccaCCGTCCGATCTACAGATTCCCTTATGCAAAAGCTATTATAATTCAATCTTAATCCATAACCACAGTCGATTCTTAATGAAGAACAGTTGTACCACATCTTCTCTTGGGTTTCTTGGGATTTGTTTTTATAGCCAACTGACTACCGTAAATTACTAGCTGTCGTTCTGTAGTCTTTCgaattgattttctgtttcacctGTTGTGGACTAGGCTATATGCTATTCAGTTCTTACATTGTGATGTttttcctttaatatagtaaGCATATTTGCTCAGGCATGGTTGGTCTGTGTCATAAGAGACTTCAGACAAACTTGGTTTTGACAAAAGAGTCATAGTTTTATTTGACGGTCATTTAGTGCGTTGGATTCGTGTCACTTTGCACTAGCAGAGTTTACTATTTAAAAATCGCATTTACGGGCTATTGATATTTTCATGAACATTTCGCATGTAGGGCTGCTCTCACATAGACATCGCAGTCGAGATAGCGGGATCACAGCAGCGAGGATTCGCGCTTCGATGTGTTTCCTCATTTAAGAAGACATCGTCAAGGCAGAACACAATTGATTTTACAGCTTCAAAGCTGTATGTGCTGATATTATGGTTGTACGACGTGTTTAATAGGTGATGGTGAGCACTGCTTTTTAAACAATAGTGTGGCGCATAGGTCGTAGCCTCACGAGAGCAAACTCGCGTGGACTCGGGACTGTGCAAAATGGCAGCCACGTTCAAGGAGCTGCATGCTTTTTTTAGCGAGAAACACATGAGCAGAGAGGAACGACCAGTGCTTTACCGTTAATTGGTTGAATTTATGATCGTATTGATCCGGGCAATCCGTGAATCCTTCGAAGAGTGCGGCTCCGTTTGACTGGCACAATGCCAATTACAACCCgtcgtcatagcaacaaagtgTGGGCATTTTGGTTTTCGTTCTCACCTGTACGCATCAActgcaatgaatgaatgaaccccATTTCACTAGGCTACTTGTGTGTGCAATTCACAATGAGTTTTGCCAAAAGAGATTTGAGTCGGCTGGTCGGTTATAATTGTCGGGTTACATGTTAAAACAATCTAGATTAATTTTTCTATTGTTGTATATTTGGTCCGTCACGTGCAAGTGAATCTGATTTGTCTATAGCCTTAATAACCTGTCTCAAATTTTTTTTCTATAGGCTGTTTTAATAATGGCTGTGGACATTAATGAGTCTCTTGTTTGGTCATCAGGTTCGCGAACTCACATGACAATGCACAGAACAACGAGAATCAAGATAACGGAGCTAAATCCTCATTTGATGTGCGTTTTATGTGGAGGATACTTCATTGACGCGACCACCATTGTTGAATGTTTGCATTCATGTAAGTCCTAAATCGATCATAAtctgcattcattttttttttgtaattatttttttttttaaatgctgcttTGTTGATTATTCAAATAGGTTTGTCTTTTTACTACAAactgtttttaattcgattaggCTATTGTTTTCACAGTCTGCAAAATGTGCATTGTGAGGTATCTGGAGACCAGCAAATATTGCCCTATTTGTGATGTTCAAGTCCATAAAACAAAACCTCTTCTGAATATCAGGTAACGGCTatgtattttgattaaatattttaatttggaatacggaaacatttttgcattatttttattttaatgagcaTACATGTTGCTAGTGTATCCCGAAAACAGAGTAAAGTTTTGAAATTCTGTATAGGCTTACATTATTACAGAAGCCACAGCTTCTTTGGTACACCTGTAGTACATAAACGTGACTATCCAGAATATTTGCTCAGAGTAACCCCTCAAAACAACGTTGGTATATTCCAGGTCAGATAAGACCCTTCAGGATATTGTATACAAGTTGGTGCCTGGTCTATTCAAAAGTAagtgtttaaaacattttttgaagtGTTAATTTAATTAGGCctatatttattaatgtattttctgCTAGACGACTGGAAAACAAATAACTTTCCTCAAAATATCATGATGTGACCTTTTAAGggctattaatattttaataattattttaaaaaaaataataaaaaaatatataatatatatatatatatatgtgtgtgtgtgtgtgtgtgtgtgtgtgtgttattcagATGAAATGAAACGAAGGCGGGATTTTTATGCAGATCATCCTTCAGTTGATGGTAAAATGTGAAGAGACTTAattctaaaattaaaaattattataaaattatattttcactggTGAGTATTGCATCCGTATCATTTGAGAAATTCTTTCTCTGAACTTTAGCAACAAATGGTTCGAATGAGGACCGAGGAGAAGTGGCCGATGAAGACAAGAGAATCATTGCTGATGATGAGATCATCAGCTTGTCCATTGAGTTTTTTGATCAGAACAAGTAGGTTCTGTTCAACATTAGCTCCTTGTGGTGTCTAAATTTAAGCTGTGCCATTATCATTAAAATCCAGTGTTGCTTTTGAAGGTGTTAATGACATAATCATGCCAAGTTGTAAACCAGACCTGTAAAATTTATGATATTGTAGTTAAACATTGCAATCATGTTTTTCTCTTTAATATTTTCAGGCGTGATAGTAAAGATGGGGAAGAAACCACAAAAGAGGTAATGagttttataataaattaaatattttttcaacatGTCTCAATGAGTCCATTGTAAGATTTATATTGGACAACCTAAATTTGTGTAATCTTGTAATTTTCATAGGCTAATGTAAAACGGTACTTACAATGCCCTGCTGCTATGACAGTGATGCATCTCAGAAAATTTCTCAGAAGTAAAATGGATATACCATGCACCTTTCAGGTAAtcttgtttacattcactttctaAATGATTCGGTTTCATCTCCTCTCTAAACATATTTTTCTTCCTGACATGTTTCTACATTTTAAGCACAAATATCTGCTTTCAAACACTTAATATGCTGCACTCTTAGTGTTTAAAGGATTACTAAATATTAACTTGTTTAGCAAGATTGTTTTCTTCTTTCAGATTGAGGTTATGTATGAAGATGAGCCCTTGAAAGATTACTATACTCTTATGGATATTGCTTATATCTACACATGGAGAAGGGTAAGAGTATAaattcaaaacattaaaacataatttaaaacatatGACCCATACTTTGAAATTTTGAAAGTGtccttatgtttttattttttttttttacatttaagtttgGTTGCTTTTAAAGTTAATGTAATAACAGGTGTTGATATTTTACAGAATGGGCCCTTACCATTGAAGTATAGAGTTCGGCCTGGCTGCAAAAAGATGAAGTTAAGCAGCCCTAGGGATGCTATTACTGGTGGCAGAAGGCCTGATACAGAAAGTGACTCCAGCAGTGACAAACCAAACAGCCCAGCTGCTGCCGCCCCCTCCACATCCTCCTCTCTGCCCAGCCCAAACACTCCTGCCCAGTCTTCACATCCCAACTTCCCTCATATCTCCACGGTTAATGGAGTCTCTGCCAAAGTTGGCCCAAATGGCCAAGCTCCTTTTAGCAGCAAAGTCTGCAATGTTTCATTTAATGGCTCACTCGAGTGACTTGCTATAGATGCCAAAGCCATCAACCCCATGCAAAAAGAGCTGTGATGTAGATGCTTTCTTTATGAACCACCTCTAAAAATTTTGatatcatttttaaatatatttgttttgtcaCAGTGTGCAAACTTTGTAACACAGCATTGCTTGTGTCATATTTTGTATTAATTACTATGGCTTAACTAATGTTGTGAAGAGTACTTGAGTACTCAGCTAGGAGCTGAATGTATCTAGGTGTTTTTataatctttgtctttttttttttttttttttaagattagaacaacaatgtaaaaaaaatttttcttgTCCATAAAGTCAACAATAAAACTCAACGGGGCACGCACAATGTTTTGATCATCCCGGAATTGTTCATCATATCATAAAGGGCATGGGTTTTATTTGGTGGAAATGTGTAAACCCAAACAACATTTTTGATAACCGAAGTATATCCTTGAAGTGCAAATGTGAAAGTTTGCATTAATGTAATATTTggaatgttgcatttataaagGGCGGAAATGCTGCGTCAGCTATATTGTTTGGAGAAACCcaggaatattattattattaatatttttatctgCCACGTGCTCGTCACATAAGTTGAGAAATTTAGTCTTCTTTTCCCCTCAATATTTATCTTATCACGCGAGGATGTAGATAGTTGCTAGAAGATTCCGTGCACTCATAGCCTTAAGTTCACATGTTCTTTCTTGCTCTACATTTCTGTGTTCAAGCGGTTATTTGTTAATGTCAATGTATCTTTTACTGTTGTACAATATGAAACCTTtgtctaaataaacattttactttttattactaTACATTGTTTGGCCTTCATAAAACAAAACCGCAATTGCTCTGTGCAGTGCTCAGTCGACTGCGGCCATGAACGAGTCCGCACAAGTCGGGTCCTCGGGTCAAAATTAAATGTGTGATAATTAAAGGTAAGAAAACTGCGacatgatatttatttattaatgaatgGCTTGGTAAAGCCGTATGACTGATATGTGTTCGTGAACTTGTGGGGTCGCTTGATTCTCAGGGAAAATGCACAGCTCCAAAAGAGCAAGGACATCTTTGTGCACTGACCCTTCTGTCAGTCTGTAAGCAATAGATATTTCTTCATACACAGTgttaaattaacaaataaatacatttcaaactccaaaaaataTGCTAATGAGACGGACAAAAAACGATTCGACAAAAGGCACAATGAAAATGGAAAGCAATAGGTCTACGTTAGGCTACTCATTAAGTCAacgaaaacaaatatatataaaaaggaccTTGTGCACAGTTAATGAAGTTCTCTGTCATGTCTAGTGATCTCACTGGCCTCACACAAGCACTCGCACATGTACAGATCTGGACTAAAGCGCCCTTTTCATGTCCGACCACCACTGCACATGACAAAAATCGACTCTGAAAGTTTACATAAATATTAAGTAGCTAACGCAGTGGACAGCTGAGCCTATTTCGTTCTCACAGTAAAAAATCGTACATTTTAGACATAGGAAAAAACATTTCCTAATTATTAAACGAAATTATTTCAACAGGAAAAATTGACCAAAATACCgctgatttttatttgattttattttttttacttgtattaaCTGCATTAATAAGCTATTGTCTGTTGATTAATTATCCACTGGACTAGGCGCATGCTCGAATAGGCGTAGTGTCCCTATCACAATTAGCGGCTTACCAAAAATATGTGGATTTGGTAGCTGTTTAacgaaatgtattaaataaataaaaaaatctgttagtTTAAAATATTAGggcaatgtatttatttaaaaggaAACACAGAATAAGTTCAGTGGctttgtcaaaaaaaaatttgaaaattaaaaattaaaaatgctttGAAGTTGGCATCACACCGGCACGAAGCGCAAACTTTCATTGCTAATAGGCGGCATGCTGTAATCTGGACCTGTGGGGACAATGTCTCTGAAACACAAAGCCTCGATAGTCTCTCATTTGAAATGGAATGGTCCCATTTATTTTAGCGTAGTTGTGCTTACAGTAGGCTATGTGAACCTTTTGGAGTGTCTTGTTGATTAACAACACTGTGGatagtgaagaagaaaaaaagatttagCATGAAAGTGAATTACCAGATGTAAGTACTATTAATGTCATATGAAAGTGTAATCTTTAGGCACAGCAGTAATAAAGCTTCTTGGTTGACGGCACTTTCGTACAGTTTTGACAAACAGAAATTACACGCCCAGAGTCAAAACATACTGATTATTCTGTACAGCTTTCCATATTGATATAAAAAGGATAACTTAAAATAGCATCGCCCCAGAAGATATCCGTTTTGCAGAAGCAGCAGGGCCGCAATGCTTTTCACGAAACACTGCAGGAGAGCGATGCGCCCTCGTCTGGTTGTAGGCATGTCACGcagcccagtttttttttttttttttaaatgatggagaaacacaatttgtgtgaaaagaaataataaaggaAGGGTTGTTTTGATTAGAacgataataataaaataaataaataataaccaaGGGGTTACAGTGATATCGTGTAAATATAGGGATAATGGTTATAGGTCAAAATTTGTcagctaatgcaaataattttgagactttaagataatgcttattcacaATGACCACTTCAGAGAAACgttaaccattttctgttaatttcaatcatacCATCTCAAGTGCTCTATAAACAactgaatctccattgtgattggatcagtcaatgcgagcccattttgaaaatgtttaatatcTGATATATTCAGATTCAGATCTATCAGATCTTTAGCCCCTATAACAGGGGggatttttaccccaaatactatccgtTCACTTAtcggacagttattaaaaacttttgatttaatcaccttgaaca contains the following coding sequences:
- the LOC127441932 gene encoding polycomb complex protein BMI-1-B-like isoform X1, whose translation is MTMHRTTRIKITELNPHLMCVLCGGYFIDATTIVECLHSFCKMCIVRYLETSKYCPICDVQVHKTKPLLNIRSDKTLQDIVYKLVPGLFKNEMKRRRDFYADHPSVDATNGSNEDRGEVADEDKRIIADDEIISLSIEFFDQNKRDSKDGEETTKEANVKRYLQCPAAMTVMHLRKFLRSKMDIPCTFQIEVMYEDEPLKDYYTLMDIAYIYTWRRNGPLPLKYRVRPGCKKMKLSSPRDAITGGRRPDTESDSSSDKPNSPAAAAPSTSSSLPSPNTPAQSSHPNFPHISTVNGVSAKVGPNGQAPFSSKVCNVSFNGSLE
- the LOC127441932 gene encoding polycomb complex protein BMI-1-B-like isoform X2 encodes the protein MCIVRYLETSKYCPICDVQVHKTKPLLNIRSDKTLQDIVYKLVPGLFKNEMKRRRDFYADHPSVDATNGSNEDRGEVADEDKRIIADDEIISLSIEFFDQNKRDSKDGEETTKEANVKRYLQCPAAMTVMHLRKFLRSKMDIPCTFQIEVMYEDEPLKDYYTLMDIAYIYTWRRNGPLPLKYRVRPGCKKMKLSSPRDAITGGRRPDTESDSSSDKPNSPAAAAPSTSSSLPSPNTPAQSSHPNFPHISTVNGVSAKVGPNGQAPFSSKVCNVSFNGSLE